In a single window of the Nicotiana tomentosiformis chromosome 8, ASM39032v3, whole genome shotgun sequence genome:
- the LOC138898028 gene encoding uncharacterized protein — protein MKRPLGVIKDVLVRVDKFILPEDFVILDCEVDYEVLIILGRPFLATDKALCDVEAGELTFRVGDEQVVFHVCKSMRQPNSNEMCSFVDLVTDVMIDDTSATIDVGDMLEVEKLHLDYDEMDGLMECVDTTLAVLQKRKKAFRWTLADIRSISPTFCMHKIKLEDGAKPSVEDQRRLNEAMVIKRCVPEEEKCDILGACHSSSYGGYHGRSRSAAKVLSCGFYCPTLYKDANDLVKICDECQRADKISKKHEMPLTTILGIDIFDVWGIDFMGPFVSSCGNTYILVTVDYISKWVWAVVLPNNEARSVVDFLKKNIFTRFGTPCAIKSNGDSHFCNKAFETLLSKYSVTHKVTTPYHPQASGQVEVSN, from the exons atgaagaggccattgggagTGATTAAGGATGTGTTGGTCCGGGTTGATAAGTTTATTCTTCCGGAGGactttgttattctagattgtgaggttgattatgaagttcTTATTATTCTTGGGaggcctttccttgctacggaTAAGGCCCTTtgtgatgtggaagccggagaactcactttccgggttggtgatgaacaagtggtattccatgtgtgcaagtctatgaggcaaccaaatagcaatgaaatgtgttcttttgtggacttggtgaccgacgTTATgattgatgacacaagtgctacaatcgatgttggtgatatgttagaAGTCGAGAAGCTCCACTTGGATTATGATGAGATGGATGGTTTgatggaatgt gttgataCCACATTGGCGGTAttgcaaaagaggaagaaggcttttAGGTGGACTTTGGCGGACATTCGGAGTATAAGCcccacattttgcatgcataagatcaagttggaggatggtgctAAACCGTCCGTTGAAgatcaaagaagactcaatgaagCTAT GGTGATTAAGAGGTGTGTGCCAGAAGAAGAGAAAtgtgatattcttggggcttgtcattcttcgtcaTATGGTGGTTATCATGGTAGATCAAGATCGGCAGCTAAAGTCTTAAGTTGTGGTTTTTATTGTCCTACTCTCTACAAAGATGCAAATgacttggtgaaaatatgtgatgaatgtcaacgggccgatAAAATTTCAAAGAAACACGAGATGCCTCTTACAACCATCTTGggaattgatatttttgatgtttggggcattgattttatgggcccttttgtgagctcttgtggaaacacctacattttgGTCACGGTAGATTATATATCTAAATGGGTTTGGGCCGTTGTCTTACCCAATAATGAGGCTAGAAGTGTAGTggatttcttgaagaagaatatttttacaagatttggtactccatgTGCAATCAAAAGCAATGGGgattcacatttttgcaacaaggcttttgaaaCTTTACTCAGCAAGTATAGTGTTACTCACAAAGTGACaactccctatcacccacaagctagtggtcaagtggaagtctccaattaG